CCACAAAATACCTGAGAGAAGATGAGTACACGGTGCCCACCCTCCTTAAGGTTCTTGAGCATCTTCTGTAGCAGCAATAATTTCCCAGATGCTCGAATTAGGGCACTGCCATCATACATGCCATTAGGCATTTTAGGGGCTTCCTGAGGAAAGgagcacaaaagagaaaaacattgaaCCAAATGGAGCAACTCCAGCCCAGTGAGGAGCAAGAGAAGGCACAGCATACCATTGCAGCCACGGGAAAGAGGTATGGGTGGTTGCAGCACTTCTTCAGATCCATCACCACATTTAGCAGAGAAACCTGGTTGCCACCACCTCGAGCATTGAGTGCTTCAAAGTTTCGAGTGAGAATGTACTTGTAGTATTTCCTACGTGGACAAGACAGAAAGATCAGACTCAAGAGCTTTTATAGGACTCCTAACTTCACATGACTCATAATACCATCCCAAAGTCTGAGATCTTCCTCCCAACATACCTCACTTTGGGACCTAACAGATGGAACCCTAAtaagcaccagcaccaccatgtTAAATAAGGTATTCAACTAAATAAGAACTATGGCATCAAGTTTCTGGAGATCTTGCTTGCGCTGGTCACCAGATGCCCTGAAGCAAAGTATAGGGAGGAATCGGAAGCACTCTTCAGACTAGTAGGTGTCTAACTACTTTTACAAAATGGAGTCGATGCTTCTGAACCTTCTGACTCACTTCTGCATGGGGCTCAGCTCCACACGCACAATCAGTTCTGTCTTGGATGGCATATTCTTGAACACATCAGCTTTGAGACGCCGCAACATATGAGGGCCCAGCATATCATGCAGTTTTTTAATCTGGTCCTCCTTGGCAATGTCAGCAaactcctccaagaagccttctaAATtgcttcagaaagaaaggaaagtgatATAGGAAATGGGCAACAGGAAGATTTGAAGCAGAATTATCAGCTGATTATGGAGAAATGTACACTTACTGGAATCTCTCAGGGGTGAGAAAGTTGAGCAAATGAAACAACTCTTCTAGATTGTTTTGTAATGGAGTCCCAGTCAGCAACAGCTTGTGTTGGAGTGAGTAACCATTTAAGACCCGGAAGAACTGaagaagcagatggagaaggtAAAATTCAATGAAAAGAGGGCTCTGGTAAATTTCTGCAAACTGAGCTGTTTTGCTGCCCAATAGTTAagccctccccgctcccccatCTCTATCTCCCTTTTAAGGTCTGGCCACCAAGGGGAATCCCAAgtgaggagggaaggcagagagacCACTTcaccctttcctctcctcctagGTCCCCTCTTAATGAGTAGGTGGTACCAGAAAATTCAAACCAGGGGCCATaacctccctcctttccttcaccTTTGACTGATTGTTCTTGAGACGATGCGCTTCATCCACGATAAGGCAGGCCCAATCAATGGAACCCAAGATAGCCATGTCAATGGTGATCAATTCATAAGATGTCAGCAGCACGTGGAATTTCACAGATGCCTCTTTCTACACAAGGAGAAGACCTGGTCACTAATGTGCAACTCCTCAAATGCAGGTTAACCCAAGAGACTTATGGGGTCTTTCCTCCTCCCAATTGTTATCCTTCTGCCTCACCTCAGGGACTGAGGTCAGAAGAAGCAGTAAGCCCACAGCAACAACTCCCTCTAGGGTGCTCTCCCTCCCACTGAGATACCTTCATACGAGAGGCTTTCTTGCCACCACGAATGGCGTTGTCTTCAAAGGAGAACTCATTCTCTCGGATGATGGCACGGCTGTCTTTGTCACCCACATAGGTCACCACATACATATCTGGAGCCCACATTTCAAACTCCCGCTCCCAGTTGATGATGGTAGAAAGAGGGGCACTGACTAGGAAAGGGCCTTTGGAATGACCcttggagaaagaagaaaagtggcAGAGTAAGGACTGAAGGCCCCAGCATAGTACTGGCCTAGCACCCATCTCTACCACTGCCCACAAAGCCAGCCAAGGACCAGCATGTGTGCTGCTCCTACCCTTGCCTTTCTCTACGTACGTAAATGCCTTGTCTACTTCCCACAGCACAGCCACCTTTACAGAGAATTTAAAATCTGAGCCTTTCCTGTATGTCTTTCCATGCTAATTCCACTCACAACTCTCTTTATCTCAACAGGTATTTATTCCTCCAAGACTGAGGCTCTATGCATCTACCACTGACTCTACCCAGGTTGCCATCTCCCCAGTCTATCTCTGTGGACATGTGTCTACCTGACTGTCATTCAACAGTGTTCTTCAAGTTTTGTGAccaatttttccttccttttcctctctcctcaaaATGTGAAACGACCACAACATAAAATACCCACATAAAAAAACTAACAGCCCCAGCTTTCCTACCTCCTTGTAGAGAGAATAGAGGAAGACTGCTGTCTGGACAGTCTTCCCAAGGCCCATCTCATCAGCCAAGATGGTGTCGGTGCCTTGAGCCCAGGAGAAGCGCAACCAGTTCAAGCCCTCCATTTGATAGGGGTGCAGGGTTCCCCCTGTAGCATCCAGGTACTCTGGCTGTCGCTCATACTTCACTGTTGGCTGAAGGATGAAATGAAGGAAGTCAAGTGCCGGCAAGAACTCCCTTCTGTAAGGTAACAGATGCTTGCTCCTCACACATCCTCACTAGATTCTTAAGAGCCACAAAGATTGTGGGGGAGGGAAAGATCCCCAACAGCCATTGTAACTTTGTGTTTGATTTAGGATCCTCCAGGAAGGCAACTAACCTGTCAGACAGATGGGAGATCTTGGTCCTACAGATCCCTGATGAAAGATACATCGTAGCCTCCCTAGCAATACAGTAATTCTGCTAAGCAAGGTTCACCTGGTAAATAATCATATGTTCCCCCTAGGGTCATCTTTTTAACCTTAACAGCCCTTACATTATATTACACAAATAAAACCCAGAGAAACTGAGCCACTGAATTATGAGTCAGAAGACCCAGGTTCCAATACCAGTTTCATTAAAGTGTGGTTGTGTGACCCATCCCTAGATAATACTttctcaatcacaggaaacaccatctcctatgtttttatttttgatgatgcAAGAAGAAAATGATTCTAGCATATCCCTGGTTTAGAGCTGTGGAGAAGTAGGGAAGCATTCTACTCTGAAGTTACTATTGGCAGAGCATCAGTAAGAGCACCATCAGAGGACTAGAGCACATGAGATTTATCCTCCTACCCAACAAATTCTACCCTTTCTTCTGCCCCAACTCACATCAACTGTAGGAGTTTCAGGAGGCCTCTCCAACTTCCTCAGCTTCACCTTCTTGAGCTTCTTGCCTGGTCGTCCTTCCTCACCCCTCATTAACTCCCTAAAGAAGACAAACATCACACAGCTGTCTAGAGTCCTTCTCAATAAGAACAAACTCCACACCTCAGCAAAGCTGCCCACCTGTGGTTCCAATAGCTCTGCTTGAAGAGGTCGTAGTCCTgtatctccacatcctcactcTCCCAGGATGCCTGATCGTAGGGCAAGTCCCGCCATTTGATCAAGTAGTGGACGTGGCCCTTCTTGTCCACACTACAaggtcaaggagaaaaaaatcttcagagcCAGAAGGCCATGCCTCACTCTCAAAAAGTGCCAATAATGGGTATTCCAAAAACTAGACTTCTAGGAATGCCAGATGCCACATGTAATCAGAGTCTCTACTACACAGTCTTTGGACCTAAAATTACATCTAATCTATAGTCTTCTCCTGTGGCTCAAATACCAGGATTCAGTCAGTTAATAATATATCAAGTACACATCTCTTCCAAGTTTAAATCACCGGTGACATCCATTTTCTTAATCCCTTGGGCAGCAGTCTCTCAGTGGATATGCTGCCTACCTCCAATATGCCCAAGACCACCACCAGTCTGGCCCAGCTCCACTGGTACCTGTGGTTGAGAATTCGGTGGATCATCATCCACTCAGGTTTTATCCCATAGCGATAGAAGCGTTCCTCCATTTCTGCAAATTTAGGGTCTTTGTTCTTACGCTTCCGGCTCTTCTCTTCATCACCACCAAAGTCCCCAGAAGGTGGTTCATCCATATCATTCTTCCGCTGATAGTTTCGGAACATCACTTGACAGTGCAGCTCCAACTGCAGGCAGAGAGGATAGCAGTCACCAAGGAGTGGCATCCATCCACAAGGCTGTTTCTCACGACCCTCTTCCCTGCAGCCCCCAGATCTCTCACCTATCCCAGGTTTACCTGCAGTTCAGATACCCAGGAGCAGTGCCAATAAGACATGCCTTGCCACTTCACAAAGAATTGCCGCTCTGGCCGCCCCTCCAGGGGCTTGGGAGAGGGAGTATTGGGATCAGCATCTGGAGGCCGAGGCACTGGTGTGGGAGATGGTGGCTGACCCCATTTCCAGATTAGAATCTTCTGAACTTTGCCCTTAAGAGCTGgacactgagaaaaaaagaggattcaACACCAAATCATTACCAAGAGGAGGAAATGACACAGTTGGgaacctgactcttggttttggcttgggtcatggtctcggggtcatgggatcgaggaCTCTGCTTGAGTTGCTCTCCTCACCTCCACCCTTGCACCCCCACTCGTGCACTtacatgctctcactctctctcttaaataaataaatgataaaaactttaaaatctcaaaaaaaaaaatttaaatctcatttcaAGAAGGACCACtctaagtaaataataatagaacTCCTGCTCTACTTCTGGACTTCATCCAGTACCTGAGTGACCCTATTGCTACTATATGTTTAACAAGGCCAGTAACTAGACTTCAACAACAAACCAGAACAAGGAAAGCACAGAAAGCCCCAAGACTTGGATCCCAAAATTCCTCTCATAACCAACTGACAAGCAATTAAGTGACTCTACTAACCATTTTAAACTACTAagaccttggggcacctgggtggctcagttgcttaagcatctgccttttgcttgggtcatgatcccagggtcctgggttccagccccatgtagggctccctgctcagcaggagtctgcttctccctctttccctgctcttccccttgctcattctctctctctcaaataaataaataaaatattttaaaaaataaagtaaaataaaataagctaccAAGACCTCAAGGCTGGGTGCCAAGACAGGGTGGATGCTCTAAGCTAGAAGCACAACCCTTAAGAGAGCTGGCAAAACATCAACTCCTCTATTCAAAGTTAGTCCTACGTTTTCCCAGACtatgtgagaaaggaaaataacttgTCTCAGGGCTAAAAGACAAAGAGTTCTCCAATGACCTCTCCTGCACCTCAGCGCCCCTCCCCCGCCAAGCCGACACATGAAAGAGGTATACCCTTCTGCTAGACTGCACTACCCACACCTCCCACCTTTGCTGGGGTCAATCACTCACCGTACAACGGGGACAGAGCCATTCACCATTAGGGATCTCTGGCAGTGGGGGGTTCAGGCAGTGGATGTGGTAAGATGAAGGACAAGTGTCGCAGCAGAGCAACTCCCCACCATCCTTACAGACACGACAGAATTCCATATGGTGGTCATCCTCCTCTTCAGGATCTCCTCCAACCTCTTCCAGGATCTCCTCACCTTCTGAATTGTCCTCTTTAGCCTCCCACTGGATGCCTTCCTTCTCCTGCAGTAAAGGACCAGAGTCagatcaccaccaccccccacccacccaaatcAGAACCACACCCATTCTTTTGAATGCTTCCCAAAGTCCACACCAGGAACACCACCCAGGCCCAAAAAAACCTCATCATCCCACCCTTCCTCTCAAGGGTTCCAAAGGGCCACACAATGGCCAGGTACTCACGCAGTGTGGACAGCTCCACTTGCCCTCAGGAGCCTTCTCCATATCCGGATCCAGGCAGACCATGTGGTAAGCTCGGGGACAGGTATCACACAGGATGATCTCACCGCCTTGCTGGCACACCTCGCAATAGTCCTGGTGGTCTGTCTCATAACCATCCACAGCAGTCACCTCCTCCTCGCCTGGGCAAGGAAGAGGGAAAGCCCagttattagaaaaaaactacctccccccgccccctctaaaataaacttAACCCTGATCTCCTTAGGGAGATTCTTCCCCAATCATTCCCACCCTATCCcattcacacacagacacaaaaaagaaacacacctttctttttctttttagtggttCGGAGTTTCTTGCGGCTGCGGCTACTGCGGCTGGTGGAACCGTCAGAAACAGAATAGCTATTGATACTGGCATCATCGAAGTCAGATTCCACATCTAAGTCATCATCCTCACTCtggcagaatgaaaagaaagaaagttagagGTTGAAGCCAAGGGAAAGGAGAATGCTAGAGAAGGGATCACTCTCTTACTAAGGGTGCTAGAACCCCAGCCAGGACAGTCAAGTAAGAAGCCTAGTCACCTTGTTGTGGAGCCACCTGTCCCCATTCTTACATGCCTACTATAAAGGCTAGACTCTGACATAAAGTAACATCATTATTAGATAAGACACCCTCACCAAAGGGATGGGTTGGGCTCTCACCGAGGATCTCTTACGCTTAGAACCAAAACCTCCCAGCTTGATTTTCAGGGGAGCTACTTTCTTAGGTTTAGGCTTCTTGGCATCAGGTACACGAGGGCTGCCCTTTGGCTTCCTCCGAGCATTGGGACCTAAAGATCAGAAAAGCACAAGTAAGATAGTATAATCCAAATGCATGACAAGGTAGAAGATGGGGAAGATGATAAAATATTCTCCACCTAAGCTGGTTTCCCCATGTTCAGCTTCCCAAACCTCCTAAATCCAGGACTCATTTCTCCCTCACACTCCTCTATCTTTAGGCTAACAGAGCAGCACCCCCATGCTTCCTCTAACTTCAACAATCCCAAGCCCATGTCAGTCCCGCCTTGCATTGGATCCCATTTCACCTTTGCCCTCCTTGGTCTTGGCCTTGCGGATAGGGACCTCCACCGGGGGAGGAGGTGGTGCAACTTCAGTGGCCGTCACCATGCTCTCCACCACAGCcaccgctgctgctgctgctgccgccactGAAGCCCCAGAACTGCCTTTGAAGGGATTGTTGGTGCTGAACTCACGCCACTTTGCACCCAAAACCATCATCATTTTGGAGACAGCAATCTTGGGATTTTTGGCAGCAATGAGGGGCCTGGGGGACAAATGGACAAgaacaacaaagtgaaaagaagtttaagaataaaagagagagaaagagaagtaagaAGAGATCATACAAGCACTCTCCTCTCCCAGGCCCAAGACGCTCTTGTTTACCGGACAAATTGGCTGAAGGCCTTGTAGTTGGTGAGGGTACGATAATCCTCCTCTGAGAACACATGGTCAATGTCTTCCATGCCCCAGTCTTCTAGGAGCTGAGCAGATGATTTAGGCTCCTGCAGAGAGAGCAAGGTCAAAGACCTGACACCTAGTACCCACACTTGCTAAAGAGAATCTGAGCTGAGATGAAGGCTTGCAAGACCAgggaagaagagcaaagagaaaatcatttCAAACGGGGAGAGAAGAGCACTAAGGGGCAGGGTATTATCTGGGAGATAAAGGACAGAAGTGGACAGCAAGCACAGAGGAAAGGACAGAGGTCCAAGGCACCTTTGAATCATCGTCGTCgtcatcctcttcttcctcttccttccgcttggatttgctcttcttttctttcttaggtccaagcttcttcttcttcttcttgccaGGGGTATAGTCGCTGCCCTCACTGTCTGAGCGAAGagccacctcttcctcctcctccacaaaCTCCGGCCCCTCCCCAGAGCTGTCCCCCAGCTGCCGGCATAAGAGCATACGctggagcagggaagggggagagggagagggagacagacacacacatgctaCACACATGCTGACCTCAGGACAGCCCTGAGGCTCATCCCCAGGGCTGAGGACCTCAGGACCTGGCCCACCATTctagaagaagaaacaaatgccCCTCCTACCCCTCGACCATTCTCAGAGCTGCTCCCTTCTTCTTATTATTCCCCAAAACATCCAGTCACCCACTCACCTCCTTTTTTTGGCGCTTGCTCTTAGGGATTTTAGGGTCCCGAGGTTTCTtaggctttttcttcttcttgagcTTTGGAGTCTCTGCTTCTGACAAATCCTCTTCTGGGTCCTCTtcattttctacatatatttggCAGAGAAAGACAGGTAGAGAAAAGATCAATAGCAAAAGGTTAGAGCCTAATCCAGAGGCTTTAGACTTTATTCCCCCACCTCTTGTCCCAGATTCCACTGAAGAGAACTGCTATACTCTCCACAGAAGGAAGCTGATACTCAggacaaaaacagacaaagagagagctgTATATACCCGAAATAGGCCTGCCAGGCCAGACCAGGCCCACCTCGGGCAGCTGTCCAGACCCCTGCCTCCTTTCCCTCATCTCTAACAGGAGTCCTCTATATGTTCACCAGTGCAGCTCCAGCAAGCTGCTTAGAATTAACCAAATAAGAGAAATATATCTAGCCCTCCTCTAACTGCCCACCAAATATTCTACAAAGcaaggaatgaaaatgaaagagcCTATCAGTGCAGGGGGCCCAGAAACCACACCCTTGACTACCCACTCTGGGTCATCACTGCTCAAAACCACCAGAATCCTCAAGCCCCAGGTTCAGTTGTCCGCCCAATATCACACCCACTCCCAAACATAATTTCCTTTCCCCATCTCCAGCTCTACTGTTCCTCCCCAGCTTCTCCTGGGTCAGTAGCCTCTTCTCCCCAGGGGCCCAAATCAGCCCAGCTGTCACCAtctcctccacacacacccccatcctcctcccatctggctccacctccttccctggCTGGGAGCACACACAAAGCCTAGGGTAATACTGAGAGCTCCTGGGCAGGGCTaggtgggaaggggcacagggggaggagaaggCCAGGACGCAGCTTCCTTTGTAACTAACACACATTCACACcaactccctcctccctcctctctctccttcttcctaaGCCACCCCCGCCCAGGGAGGCGGGagtggagagaaggagggagtgcCTCACCCACTGAAGAGAGGGAAAATGGCTCCTGACCGCAAAAGCCAGCCCAGGGCACCCAGCTGCCAACATAGGACAGGAAGTAGCAGGGGAGAGGGGGTTGGGTTGAGAGAGGTAGCCGAGGAAAGACTACCCTCACAAGACTTCCCAAATTGCTACCTGGCCCTAGGTCCACATACCACTTCTCCTAACACCTATTTTGGGATGACACAGTTCTCAACAAGCCACTTTAATGTCCTAGGCAAGGAAACCCAAGACAAACATGAAGGGTAATACTACAAGAAAGACTGGGTCACTGCCtcaatcataattatttttccaatcaTCAGAACTAAGATTTAACAAAGGCTCAGTGGAGCTGTGGTCACAGCATGCAACTTTCTTGAATTTTTGATACCCAAAAAATTTAGCTTGAGGAATGGGAGACCAGAAGAAGTCTCCACAACTCAGTTCCCTTCTCACCACCTACCTCCTCAAGAGTCCAAGCCATAGGCCCTAAACTACCTCTCACAGATTAGAAGTAGCCACCTATCCAGCATATGTGATGTTCACACGAAGAAAAGAAGAGCAGCACCTGGACAGTGCGGGACAAtatgcttccttctcttc
This genomic interval from Vulpes lagopus strain Blue_001 chromosome 21, ASM1834538v1, whole genome shotgun sequence contains the following:
- the CHD4 gene encoding chromodomain-helicase-DNA-binding protein 4 isoform X2, which produces MASGLGSPSPCSAGSEEEDMDALLNNSLPPPHPENEEDPEEDLSEAETPKLKKKKKPKKPRDPKIPKSKRQKKERMLLCRQLGDSSGEGPEFVEEEEEVALRSDSEGSDYTPGKKKKKKLGPKKEKKSKSKRKEEEEEDDDDDDSKEPKSSAQLLEDWGMEDIDHVFSEEDYRTLTNYKAFSQFVRPLIAAKNPKIAVSKMMMVLGAKWREFSTNNPFKGSSGASVAAAAAAAVAVVESMVTATEVAPPPPPVEVPIRKAKTKEGKGPNARRKPKGSPRVPDAKKPKPKKVAPLKIKLGGFGSKRKRSSSEDDDLDVESDFDDASINSYSVSDGSTSRSSRSRKKLRTTKKKKKGEEEVTAVDGYETDHQDYCEVCQQGGEIILCDTCPRAYHMVCLDPDMEKAPEGKWSCPHCEKEGIQWEAKEDNSEGEEILEEVGGDPEEEDDHHMEFCRVCKDGGELLCCDTCPSSYHIHCLNPPLPEIPNGEWLCPRCTCPALKGKVQKILIWKWGQPPSPTPVPRPPDADPNTPSPKPLEGRPERQFFVKWQGMSYWHCSWVSELQLELHCQVMFRNYQRKNDMDEPPSGDFGGDEEKSRKRKNKDPKFAEMEERFYRYGIKPEWMMIHRILNHSVDKKGHVHYLIKWRDLPYDQASWESEDVEIQDYDLFKQSYWNHRELMRGEEGRPGKKLKKVKLRKLERPPETPTVDPTVKYERQPEYLDATGGTLHPYQMEGLNWLRFSWAQGTDTILADEMGLGKTVQTAVFLYSLYKEGHSKGPFLVSAPLSTIINWEREFEMWAPDMYVVTYVGDKDSRAIIRENEFSFEDNAIRGGKKASRMKKEASVKFHVLLTSYELITIDMAILGSIDWACLIVDEAHRLKNNQSKFFRVLNGYSLQHKLLLTGTPLQNNLEELFHLLNFLTPERFHNLEGFLEEFADIAKEDQIKKLHDMLGPHMLRRLKADVFKNMPSKTELIVRVELSPMQKKYYKYILTRNFEALNARGGGNQVSLLNVVMDLKKCCNHPYLFPVAAMEAPKMPNGMYDGSALIRASGKLLLLQKMLKNLKEGGHRVLIFSQMTKMLDLLEDFLEHEGYKYERIDGGITGNMRQEAIDRFNAPGAQQFCFLLSTRAGGLGINLATADTVIIYDSDWNPHNDIQAFSRAHRIGQNKKVMIYRFVTRASVEERITQVAKKKMMLTHLVVRPGLGSKTGSMSKQELDDILKFGTEELFKDEATDGGGDNKEGEDSSVIHYDDKAIERLLDRNQDETEDTELQGMNEYLSSFKVAQYVVREEEMGEEEEVEREIIKQEESVDPDYWEKLLRHHYEQQQEDLARNLGKGKRIRKQVNYNDGSQEDRDWQDDQSDNQSDYSVASEEGDEDFDERSEAPRRPSRKGLRNDKDKPLPPLLARVGGNIEVLGFNARQRKAFLNAIMRYGMPPQDAFTTQWLVRDLRGKSEKEFKAYVSLFMRHLCEPGADGAETFADGVPREGLSRQHVLTRIGVMSLIRKKVQEFEHVNGRWSMPELAEVEENKKMSQPGSPSPKTPTPSTPGDTQPNTPAPAPPAEDGIKIEENSLKEEESVEGEKEVKSTAPEATVECTQPPAPASEDEKVLVEPPEVEEKVEKAEVKERTEEPMETEPKGVADVEKVEEKSAVDLTPIVVEDKEEKKEEEEKKEVMLQNGETPKDLNDEKQKKNIKQRFMFNIADGGFTELHSLWQNEERAATVTKKTYEIWHRRHDYWLLAGIINHGYARWQDIQNDPRYAILNEPFKGEMNRGNFLEIKNKFLARRFKLLEQALVIEEQLRRAAYLNMSEDPSHPSMALNTRFAEVECLAESHQHLSKESMAGNKPANAVLHKGILKQLEELLSDMKADVTRLPATIARIPPVAVRLQMSERNILSRLANRAPEPTPQQVAQQQ
- the CHD4 gene encoding chromodomain-helicase-DNA-binding protein 4 isoform X1; protein product: MASGLGSPSPCSAGSEEEDMDALLNNSLPPPHPENEEDPEEDLSEAETPKLKKKKKPKKPRDPKIPKSKRQKKERMLLCRQLGDSSGEGPEFVEEEEEVALRSDSEGSDYTPGKKKKKKLGPKKEKKSKSKRKEEEEEDDDDDDSKEPKSSAQLLEDWGMEDIDHVFSEEDYRTLTNYKAFSQFVRPLIAAKNPKIAVSKMMMVLGAKWREFSTNNPFKGSSGASVAAAAAAAVAVVESMVTATEVAPPPPPVEVPIRKAKTKEGKGPNARRKPKGSPRVPDAKKPKPKKVAPLKIKLGGFGSKRKRSSSEDDDLDVESDFDDASINSYSVSDGSTSRSSRSRKKLRTTKKKKKGEEEVTAVDGYETDHQDYCEVCQQGGEIILCDTCPRAYHMVCLDPDMEKAPEGKWSCPHCEKEGIQWEAKEDNSEGEEILEEVGGDPEEEDDHHMEFCRVCKDGGELLCCDTCPSSYHIHCLNPPLPEIPNGEWLCPRCTCPALKGKVQKILIWKWGQPPSPTPVPRPPDADPNTPSPKPLEGRPERQFFVKWQGMSYWHCSWVSELQLELHCQVMFRNYQRKNDMDEPPSGDFGGDEEKSRKRKNKDPKFAEMEERFYRYGIKPEWMMIHRILNHSVDKKGHVHYLIKWRDLPYDQASWESEDVEIQDYDLFKQSYWNHRELMRGEEGRPGKKLKKVKLRKLERPPETPTVDPTVKYERQPEYLDATGGTLHPYQMEGLNWLRFSWAQGTDTILADEMGLGKTVQTAVFLYSLYKEGHSKGPFLVSAPLSTIINWEREFEMWAPDMYVVTYVGDKDSRAIIRENEFSFEDNAIRGGKKASRMKKEASVKFHVLLTSYELITIDMAILGSIDWACLIVDEAHRLKNNQSKFFRVLNGYSLQHKLLLTGTPLQNNLEELFHLLNFLTPERFHNLEGFLEEFADIAKEDQIKKLHDMLGPHMLRRLKADVFKNMPSKTELIVRVELSPMQKKYYKYILTRNFEALNARGGGNQVSLLNVVMDLKKCCNHPYLFPVAAMEAPKMPNGMYDGSALIRASGKLLLLQKMLKNLKEGGHRVLIFSQMTKMLDLLEDFLEHEGYKYERIDGGITGNMRQEAIDRFNAPGAQQFCFLLSTRAGGLGINLATADTVIIYDSDWNPHNDIQAFSRAHRIGQNKKVMIYRFVTRASVEERITQVAKKKMMLTHLVVRPGLGSKTGSMSKQELDDILKFGTEELFKDEATDGGGDNKEGEDSSVIHYDDKAIERLLDRNQDETEDTELQGMNEYLSSFKVAQYVVREEEMGEEEEVEREIIKQEESVDPDYWEKLLRHHYEQQQEDLARNLGKGKRIRKQVNYNDGSQEDRGVCGRPRPPPMGRSTRAVGPAHLPSLPPDWQDDQSDNQSDYSVASEEGDEDFDERSEAPRRPSRKGLRNDKDKPLPPLLARVGGNIEVLGFNARQRKAFLNAIMRYGMPPQDAFTTQWLVRDLRGKSEKEFKAYVSLFMRHLCEPGADGAETFADGVPREGLSRQHVLTRIGVMSLIRKKVQEFEHVNGRWSMPELAEVEENKKMSQPGSPSPKTPTPSTPGDTQPNTPAPAPPAEDGIKIEENSLKEEESVEGEKEVKSTAPEATVECTQPPAPASEDEKVLVEPPEVEEKVEKAEVKERTEEPMETEPKGVADVEKVEEKSAVDLTPIVVEDKEEKKEEEEKKEVMLQNGETPKDLNDEKQKKNIKQRFMFNIADGGFTELHSLWQNEERAATVTKKTYEIWHRRHDYWLLAGIINHGYARWQDIQNDPRYAILNEPFKGEMNRGNFLEIKNKFLARRFKLLEQALVIEEQLRRAAYLNMSEDPSHPSMALNTRFAEVECLAESHQHLSKESMAGNKPANAVLHKVLKQLEELLSDMKADVTRLPATIARIPPVAVRLQMSERNILSRLANRAPEPTPQQVAQQQ
- the CHD4 gene encoding chromodomain-helicase-DNA-binding protein 4 isoform X7; amino-acid sequence: MASGLGSPSPCSAGSEEEDMDALLNNSLPPPHPENEEDPEEDLSEAETPKLKKKKKPKKPRDPKIPKSKRQKKERMLLCRQLGDSSGEGPEFVEEEEEVALRSDSEGSDYTPGKKKKKKLGPKKEKKSKSKRKEEEEEDDDDDDSKEPKSSAQLLEDWGMEDIDHVFSEEDYRTLTNYKAFSQFVRPLIAAKNPKIAVSKMMMVLGAKWREFSTNNPFKGSSGASVAAAAAAAVAVVESMVTATEVAPPPPPVEVPIRKAKTKEGKGPNARRKPKGSPRVPDAKKPKPKKVAPLKIKLGGFGSKRKRSSSEDDDLDVESDFDDASINSYSVSDGSTSRSSRSRKKLRTTKKKKKDHQDYCEVCQQGGEIILCDTCPRAYHMVCLDPDMEKAPEGKWSCPHCEKEGIQWEAKEDNSEGEEILEEVGGDPEEEDDHHMEFCRVCKDGGELLCCDTCPSSYHIHCLNPPLPEIPNGEWLCPRCTCPALKGKVQKILIWKWGQPPSPTPVPRPPDADPNTPSPKPLEGRPERQFFVKWQGMSYWHCSWVSELQLELHCQVMFRNYQRKNDMDEPPSGDFGGDEEKSRKRKNKDPKFAEMEERFYRYGIKPEWMMIHRILNHSVDKKGHVHYLIKWRDLPYDQASWESEDVEIQDYDLFKQSYWNHRELMRGEEGRPGKKLKKVKLRKLERPPETPTVDPTVKYERQPEYLDATGGTLHPYQMEGLNWLRFSWAQGTDTILADEMGLGKTVQTAVFLYSLYKEGHSKGPFLVSAPLSTIINWEREFEMWAPDMYVVTYVGDKDSRAIIRENEFSFEDNAIRGGKKASRMKKEASVKFHVLLTSYELITIDMAILGSIDWACLIVDEAHRLKNNQSKFFRVLNGYSLQHKLLLTGTPLQNNLEELFHLLNFLTPERFHNLEGFLEEFADIAKEDQIKKLHDMLGPHMLRRLKADVFKNMPSKTELIVRVELSPMQKKYYKYILTRNFEALNARGGGNQVSLLNVVMDLKKCCNHPYLFPVAAMEAPKMPNGMYDGSALIRASGKLLLLQKMLKNLKEGGHRVLIFSQMTKMLDLLEDFLEHEGYKYERIDGGITGNMRQEAIDRFNAPGAQQFCFLLSTRAGGLGINLATADTVIIYDSDWNPHNDIQAFSRAHRIGQNKKVMIYRFVTRASVEERITQVAKKKMMLTHLVVRPGLGSKTGSMSKQELDDILKFGTEELFKDEATDGGGDNKEGEDSSVIHYDDKAIERLLDRNQDETEDTELQGMNEYLSSFKVAQYVVREEEMGEEEEVEREIIKQEESVDPDYWEKLLRHHYEQQQEDLARNLGKGKRIRKQVNYNDGSQEDRDWQDDQSDNQSDYSVASEEGDEDFDERSEAPRRPSRKGLRNDKDKPLPPLLARVGGNIEVLGFNARQRKAFLNAIMRYGMPPQDAFTTQWLVRDLRGKSEKEFKAYVSLFMRHLCEPGADGAETFADGVPREGLSRQHVLTRIGVMSLIRKKVQEFEHVNGRWSMPELAEVEENKKMSQPGSPSPKTPTPSTPGDTQPNTPAPAPPAEDGIKIEENSLKEEESVEGEKEVKSTAPEATVECTQPPAPASEDEKVLVEPPEVEEKVEKAEVKERTEEPMETEPKGVADVEKVEEKSAVDLTPIVVEDKEEKKEEEEKKEVMLQNGETPKDLNDEKQKKNIKQRFMFNIADGGFTELHSLWQNEERAATVTKKTYEIWHRRHDYWLLAGIINHGYARWQDIQNDPRYAILNEPFKGEMNRGNFLEIKNKFLARRFKLLEQALVIEEQLRRAAYLNMSEDPSHPSMALNTRFAEVECLAESHQHLSKESMAGNKPANAVLHKGILKQLEELLSDMKADVTRLPATIARIPPVAVRLQMSERNILSRLANRAPEPTPQQVAQQQ